A stretch of Microbacterium caowuchunii DNA encodes these proteins:
- the groL gene encoding chaperonin GroEL (60 kDa chaperone family; promotes refolding of misfolded polypeptides especially under stressful conditions; forms two stacked rings of heptamers to form a barrel-shaped 14mer; ends can be capped by GroES; misfolded proteins enter the barrel where they are refolded when GroES binds), whose protein sequence is MAKIIAFDEEARRGLERGLNILADAVKVTLGPRGRNVVLEKKWGAPTITNDGVSIAKEIELDDPYEKIGAELVKEVAKKTDDVAGDGTTTATVLAQALVREGLRNVAAGADPISLKRGIEKAVEAVTEALLASAKEIESKEQIAATASISAADPAIGALIAEAIDKVGKEGVVTVEESNTFGTELELTEGMRFDKGYLNPYFVTDPERQEAVFEDPYILIANQKISNIKDLLPIVDKVIQDGKELLIIAEDVEGEALATLVLNKIRGIFKSAAVKAPGFGDRRKAQLQDIAILTGGQVITEEVGLKLENATLDLLGRARKVIITKDETTIVEGAGDSSQIEGRVTQIRREIENTDSDYDREKLQERLAKLAGGVAVIKAGAATEVELKERKHRIEDAVRNAKAAVEEGVVPGGGVALIQAGKVAFEGLSLEGDEATGANIVKVAIEAPLRQIALNAGLEPGVVANTVADLPVGHGLNAATGEYGDLFAQGIIDPAKVTRSALQNAASIAGLFLTTEVVVADKPEKASAPAGDPTGGMDF, encoded by the coding sequence ATGGCAAAAATCATCGCTTTCGATGAGGAGGCCCGTCGCGGCCTCGAGCGCGGCCTCAACATCCTGGCTGACGCGGTCAAGGTGACCCTCGGTCCCCGCGGTCGCAACGTCGTTCTGGAGAAGAAGTGGGGCGCCCCCACGATCACCAACGACGGTGTGTCGATCGCCAAGGAGATCGAGCTCGACGACCCGTACGAGAAGATCGGTGCGGAGCTCGTCAAGGAGGTCGCCAAGAAGACCGACGACGTCGCCGGTGACGGCACCACGACCGCCACGGTCCTGGCTCAGGCGCTCGTTCGCGAAGGACTGCGCAACGTCGCGGCCGGCGCCGACCCCATCTCGCTCAAGCGCGGCATCGAGAAGGCCGTTGAGGCCGTGACCGAGGCGCTGCTCGCTTCCGCGAAGGAGATCGAGTCCAAGGAGCAGATCGCCGCCACCGCGTCGATCTCTGCCGCAGACCCCGCGATCGGTGCACTCATCGCCGAGGCGATCGACAAGGTCGGCAAGGAGGGTGTGGTCACCGTCGAGGAGTCCAACACCTTCGGCACCGAGCTCGAGCTCACCGAGGGTATGCGTTTCGACAAGGGTTACCTGAACCCCTACTTCGTGACCGACCCGGAGCGTCAGGAAGCGGTCTTCGAAGACCCCTACATCCTGATCGCGAACCAGAAGATCTCGAACATCAAGGACCTGCTCCCGATCGTCGACAAGGTGATCCAGGACGGCAAGGAACTCCTGATCATCGCTGAGGACGTCGAGGGCGAGGCTCTGGCCACGCTCGTGCTCAACAAGATCCGCGGCATCTTCAAGTCGGCTGCCGTCAAGGCTCCCGGCTTCGGCGACCGCCGCAAGGCCCAGCTGCAGGACATCGCGATCCTCACGGGTGGCCAGGTCATCACCGAGGAGGTCGGTCTCAAGCTCGAGAACGCCACCCTCGACCTGCTCGGCCGTGCCCGCAAGGTCATCATCACCAAGGACGAGACCACCATCGTCGAGGGTGCCGGAGACTCGAGCCAGATCGAGGGTCGCGTGACCCAGATCCGTCGCGAGATCGAGAACACCGACAGCGACTACGACCGCGAGAAGCTCCAGGAGCGTCTCGCCAAGCTCGCCGGCGGCGTCGCCGTCATCAAGGCGGGTGCGGCGACCGAGGTCGAGCTCAAGGAGCGCAAGCACCGCATCGAGGACGCCGTCCGCAACGCGAAGGCTGCCGTCGAAGAGGGTGTCGTCCCCGGTGGTGGCGTCGCGCTCATCCAGGCCGGCAAGGTCGCGTTCGAGGGTCTGTCGCTCGAGGGCGACGAGGCGACCGGTGCGAACATCGTCAAGGTTGCCATCGAGGCGCCGCTGCGTCAGATCGCGCTCAACGCCGGTCTCGAGCCGGGCGTCGTCGCGAACACCGTCGCCGACCTTCCCGTCGGTCACGGCCTGAACGCGGCCACGGGCGAGTACGGTGACCTGTTCGCACAGGGCATCATCGACCCGGCCAAGGTCACGCGCTCGGCGCTGCAGAACGCAGCATCCATCGCCGGCCTGTTCCTGACGACCGAGGTCGTCGTGGCGGACAAGCCCGAGAAGGCGTCGGCTCCGGCCGGCGACCCGACGGGTGGCATGGACTTCTGA
- a CDS encoding WXG100 family type VII secretion target, whose product MAVFSVDSDAVIAATATIRGTADRIQGEATSLMSQLQALQSSWTGAASGMFQGSVEQWRAAQRTVEDALGTIHLALAAAGQQYAEAEQANMGLFR is encoded by the coding sequence ATGGCCGTCTTCTCCGTCGACAGTGATGCCGTCATCGCCGCGACCGCCACCATCCGCGGCACCGCCGACCGCATCCAGGGCGAAGCCACGTCGCTCATGTCCCAGTTGCAGGCGCTGCAGTCGTCCTGGACGGGCGCGGCCTCGGGCATGTTCCAGGGCAGCGTGGAGCAGTGGCGCGCCGCGCAGCGGACGGTCGAGGATGCGCTCGGCACCATCCACCTCGCTCTCGCCGCCGCCGGTCAGCAGTACGCCGAGGCGGAGCAGGCCAACATGGGACTGTTCCGCTGA
- a CDS encoding sensor histidine kinase, whose amino-acid sequence MVFLRTTLLANLDSTLLQLAQGPVANTLLDVSVEDGEVVFTPKDNPPGTDYFLAIYRADGSAVAQAGGGGSDVVPAYPASIALDRAYAAQGQVFEIKGSNGTHFRATLSVTEVQGTSDLFTQLVAISTLPTERVVATYLGIYTLLALVTVVASAFLVRMVVTLTFRSLGQVERTAEAIAGGDFSQRMTDIEPATTEVGRLKRAINAMLGRVDASLSERDATVRQMRRFIGDASHELRTPLVTVRGYAELYRMGAISDPEATGQAMERIEKEAMRMTAMVEDLLALARLDERRAVVLTPVDLRPIARDAALDVRAAAPQRTVTVLDSAPVAGTLQTPPVSTAPTESPMKRRGPVPTAAIGLASRLRRKPKGETGEITPLPVPFEEAKPISAPIVTGDENRIRQVVANLLGNAQRFSAPDAPIELRVGTDTEAGMGWIEVIDHGEGVPEQIRTQIFQRFWRADTSRARETGGSGLGLSIVASIVETLHGTVEVTDTPGGGATFRVAFPLAPGPDGDETPTPGDAEPATDPASTDPAA is encoded by the coding sequence ATGGTGTTCCTGCGCACGACCCTGCTCGCCAACCTCGACTCGACCCTGCTCCAGCTGGCGCAGGGGCCGGTGGCGAACACGCTCCTCGACGTCTCCGTCGAGGACGGGGAGGTCGTCTTCACGCCCAAGGACAACCCGCCGGGCACCGACTACTTCCTGGCGATCTACCGCGCCGACGGTTCGGCGGTCGCGCAGGCGGGCGGCGGCGGGTCCGATGTCGTCCCGGCCTATCCCGCCTCCATCGCCCTCGACCGCGCCTACGCCGCGCAGGGTCAGGTCTTCGAGATCAAGGGCTCGAACGGCACGCACTTCCGCGCGACCCTCAGCGTGACCGAGGTGCAGGGCACGAGCGACCTGTTCACGCAGCTGGTCGCCATCTCGACCCTGCCGACCGAGCGGGTCGTGGCGACGTACCTCGGCATCTACACGCTCCTCGCGCTGGTGACGGTCGTCGCGAGCGCCTTCCTGGTGCGGATGGTGGTCACCCTCACCTTCCGCAGCCTCGGTCAGGTGGAACGCACCGCCGAGGCCATCGCCGGCGGCGACTTCAGCCAGCGCATGACCGACATCGAACCGGCCACCACCGAGGTCGGCCGGCTCAAACGCGCGATCAACGCGATGCTGGGGCGTGTGGATGCGTCCCTCAGCGAGCGCGACGCCACCGTCCGTCAGATGCGCCGCTTCATCGGCGACGCCAGCCATGAGCTGCGCACCCCCCTGGTGACGGTCCGCGGGTATGCGGAGCTGTACCGGATGGGGGCGATCTCGGATCCCGAGGCAACCGGCCAGGCGATGGAGCGCATCGAGAAGGAGGCCATGCGGATGACCGCCATGGTCGAGGACCTCCTCGCGCTCGCCCGGCTGGACGAGCGCCGGGCGGTCGTCCTCACCCCGGTCGACCTGCGCCCGATCGCCCGCGACGCCGCACTCGACGTGCGCGCCGCGGCACCGCAGCGCACCGTCACGGTGCTGGACAGCGCCCCGGTTGCGGGCACCCTGCAGACTCCTCCGGTCTCCACCGCCCCCACCGAGTCGCCGATGAAGCGGCGCGGTCCCGTACCCACCGCCGCGATCGGGCTGGCCTCGCGCCTGCGGCGAAAGCCCAAGGGCGAGACCGGAGAGATCACGCCGCTGCCCGTTCCGTTCGAGGAGGCCAAGCCGATCTCCGCGCCCATCGTCACCGGTGACGAGAACCGCATCCGCCAGGTCGTCGCGAACCTCCTCGGCAATGCGCAGCGGTTCTCCGCCCCGGACGCTCCCATCGAGCTGCGGGTGGGCACGGACACGGAGGCCGGCATGGGGTGGATCGAGGTCATCGACCACGGCGAGGGCGTCCCCGAGCAGATCCGGACGCAGATCTTCCAGCGGTTCTGGCGTGCCGACACGTCCCGGGCCCGGGAGACCGGCGGTTCCGGGCTGGGCCTGTCGATCGTCGCCTCCATCGTGGAGACCCTGCACGGCACGGTCGAGGTCACCGACACCCCCGGCGGCGGTGCCACCTTCCGCGTGGCGTTCCCCCTGGCCCCGGGCCCGGACGGCGACGAGACGCCGACTCCCGGCGATGCCGAGCCCGCCACCGACCCCGCGTCCACCGACCCGGCTGCCTGA
- a CDS encoding response regulator transcription factor: protein MTAPRILVVDDEPNIRDLLITSLKFAGFQVRAVSNGAQTISAVLEEEPDLIVLDVMLPDMNGFSVTKRLREAGYTAPILFLTAKDDTEDKITGLNAGGDDYVTKPFSLDEIVARIQAILRRTMQADEESVIRAGELTMDQDTHDVFVGDSQIELSPTEFKLLRYLMLNPNRVLSKAQILDHVWEYDFNGDAGIVESYISYLRRKIDPHTEESLIQTKRGFGYMLKAGKNS, encoded by the coding sequence ATGACCGCTCCGCGTATCCTCGTCGTCGACGACGAACCGAACATCCGGGACCTGCTCATCACGAGCCTGAAGTTCGCCGGCTTCCAGGTCCGCGCCGTCTCCAACGGCGCGCAGACGATCTCGGCCGTCCTCGAAGAGGAACCGGATCTCATCGTGCTCGACGTCATGCTGCCGGACATGAACGGCTTCAGCGTCACCAAGCGCCTCCGCGAGGCCGGGTACACCGCGCCCATCCTCTTCCTGACCGCCAAGGACGACACCGAGGACAAGATCACGGGTCTGAACGCCGGCGGCGACGACTACGTGACCAAGCCGTTCTCCCTCGACGAGATCGTGGCCCGCATCCAGGCCATCCTGCGACGCACCATGCAGGCCGATGAGGAGTCCGTGATCCGGGCCGGCGAGCTCACGATGGACCAGGACACGCACGACGTGTTCGTGGGCGACAGCCAGATCGAGCTGAGCCCCACCGAGTTCAAGCTGCTGCGCTACCTCATGCTGAACCCGAACCGCGTGCTGTCGAAGGCGCAGATCCTCGACCACGTCTGGGAGTACGACTTCAACGGTGACGCCGGCATCGTCGAGAGCTACATCTCGTACCTGCGCCGCAAGATCGACCCGCACACCGAGGAGTCCCTCATCCAGACCAAGCGGGGCTTCGGGTACATGCTCAAGGCCGGCAAGAACTCCTGA
- a CDS encoding DNA repair helicase XPB translates to MADGPLIVQSDRTVLLEVAHPDAEDARHELAVFAELERAPEHIHTYRITRLGLWNARAAGHDAEDMLATLDKFTRFPVPPSVSTDIRETVNRYGRLVIERGPYGDEESALILRSTDEYVLAEVARNKRIQPLLLAHPSPDTFVIDPWARGHIKQELLKIGWPAEDLAGYTPGTPHPIDLDESDWTLRPYQRKAVDIFTEGGSGVVVLPCGAGKTLVGAAAMADTKTTTLILVTNAVSARQWRDELLKRTSLTPEEIGEYSGQVKEVKPVTIATYQILTAKRKGEYAHLALLDALDWGLVVYDEVHLLPAPVFKLTADLQARRRLGLTATLVREDGREGDVFSLIGPKRFDAPWKEIEAQGFISPAACYEVRVDLPAYDRLEYAAAADEDRYRLAATAPVKIDVVRALAERHAGEQILVIGQYLDQIDTLAEALDAPKITGATPVDEREQLYQAFREGTIALLVVSKVANFSVDLPEASVAIQVSGSFGSRQEEAQRLGRLLRPKTNGHTASFYTLIARDTVDQDFAQNRQRFLAEQGYSYTILDADSLGADLAAV, encoded by the coding sequence ATGGCTGACGGACCCCTCATCGTGCAGAGCGACCGCACCGTCCTCCTGGAAGTCGCTCATCCCGACGCCGAGGACGCGCGGCACGAACTGGCCGTGTTCGCCGAACTGGAACGCGCCCCCGAGCACATCCACACGTACCGCATCACGCGTCTCGGGCTCTGGAACGCCCGCGCTGCGGGTCACGATGCCGAGGACATGCTGGCCACCCTCGACAAGTTCACCCGCTTCCCGGTTCCGCCCTCGGTGTCCACCGACATCCGCGAGACCGTGAATCGCTACGGGCGGCTCGTCATCGAGCGCGGACCGTACGGTGACGAGGAGTCCGCGCTGATCCTCCGGTCGACGGATGAGTACGTCCTCGCCGAGGTGGCGCGCAACAAGCGCATCCAGCCGCTGCTGCTGGCCCACCCGAGCCCGGACACCTTCGTGATCGATCCGTGGGCGCGCGGGCACATCAAGCAGGAGCTGCTGAAGATCGGGTGGCCCGCCGAGGACCTCGCCGGTTACACCCCGGGCACGCCGCATCCGATCGACCTGGACGAATCCGACTGGACGCTGCGCCCGTACCAGCGCAAGGCCGTCGACATCTTCACCGAAGGCGGCTCGGGCGTCGTCGTCCTCCCCTGCGGCGCGGGCAAGACCCTCGTCGGCGCTGCCGCGATGGCGGACACGAAGACCACGACGCTGATCCTCGTGACGAACGCGGTGAGCGCGCGCCAGTGGCGCGACGAGCTGCTCAAGCGCACGTCGCTCACCCCCGAGGAGATCGGCGAGTACTCCGGGCAGGTGAAAGAGGTCAAGCCCGTCACGATCGCGACGTACCAGATCCTCACCGCGAAGCGGAAGGGCGAGTACGCGCACCTGGCCCTGCTCGATGCGCTCGACTGGGGACTCGTCGTGTACGACGAGGTCCACCTCCTCCCCGCGCCCGTGTTCAAGCTGACCGCCGACCTGCAGGCGCGGCGTCGGTTGGGACTCACCGCCACGCTCGTGCGTGAGGACGGCCGTGAGGGCGACGTGTTCAGCCTCATCGGCCCGAAGCGCTTCGACGCACCGTGGAAGGAGATCGAGGCCCAGGGCTTCATCTCCCCTGCCGCCTGCTACGAGGTGCGCGTCGACCTGCCGGCCTACGACCGGCTCGAGTACGCCGCCGCGGCGGACGAGGACCGCTACCGCCTCGCCGCGACGGCACCCGTCAAGATCGATGTCGTCCGTGCCCTCGCCGAGCGCCACGCGGGTGAGCAGATCCTCGTGATCGGCCAGTACCTGGATCAGATCGACACGCTCGCCGAGGCGCTGGACGCCCCGAAGATCACCGGCGCCACGCCGGTGGACGAGCGCGAGCAGCTCTACCAGGCGTTCCGGGAGGGCACGATTGCGCTCCTGGTGGTCTCCAAGGTCGCCAACTTCTCGGTCGACCTGCCCGAGGCATCCGTCGCCATCCAGGTGTCCGGCTCGTTCGGCTCCCGCCAGGAGGAGGCACAGCGCCTGGGCCGGCTGCTGCGCCCCAAGACCAACGGGCACACGGCGAGCTTCTACACGCTGATCGCCCGTGACACGGTCGACCAGGACTTCGCGCAGAACCGCCAGCGCTTCCTCGCCGAGCAGGGCTACAGCTACACGATCCTGGATGCGGACAGCCTCGGCGCGGACCTCGCCGCGGTCTGA
- a CDS encoding helicase-associated domain-containing protein: MDSSDERALATMLAAASDAELAELFAARRLPVPSTAHDFFDIAAALLTEPAVDKALTRLPAALLAALAGADEIGADDRALLAGLALVDAEGHPFGVVSSRLDILRRATPATEQDAVSAPAPADAEATAAAGERAFAAVSSLADILLAALSAPLPRTGAGTVSVAERRRLIEDGAVADVEELEDLIALGVDAGLLCELDRTWTTTGTARDWLDRSTADRWADVARGFLTHLPLGLRTASGGFIAAEAWAASYPLDAEWPARATALTRRARRWGILADPGAEPGWATDLRLRGEPDLAQLRAHLPPEVDRIYLQADLTAISPGPLAPRLEQRLRSMAVRETRAQASTYRFTPESLTTAVSGGESARSLREFLGALSLTGIPQPLDYLIETTAARHGLIRVATEPETGRTVVRSADPQVLATIAVDQALRPVGLVQGDDRLFSRASRDTVYWSLVDARYPVVAVDEGDDVERVSRRVARSTADEADAAERYAALIRTIRDSHGPDADAAWLERELEQAVRARAVVEVVVRLPDASNRTFLLEATGIGGGRLRGLDRAADVERTLPLTSIVSIAHP, from the coding sequence GTGGACTCCTCGGACGAACGCGCGCTGGCGACGATGCTGGCCGCCGCCTCGGACGCGGAGCTGGCGGAACTCTTCGCCGCGCGCCGCTTGCCGGTGCCGAGCACCGCACACGACTTCTTCGACATCGCCGCGGCCCTGCTGACCGAACCGGCCGTCGACAAAGCGCTCACCCGGCTCCCCGCTGCCCTGCTGGCCGCCCTCGCCGGCGCGGATGAGATCGGCGCGGACGACCGCGCTCTGCTCGCCGGTCTCGCACTCGTGGATGCCGAGGGTCACCCCTTCGGCGTGGTCAGCTCCCGCCTGGACATCCTGCGGCGCGCCACGCCCGCGACGGAGCAGGATGCGGTGTCCGCCCCGGCACCCGCCGACGCCGAGGCCACCGCCGCTGCCGGGGAACGCGCGTTCGCCGCTGTCTCCTCGCTCGCCGACATCCTGCTCGCCGCACTCTCCGCCCCGCTCCCTCGCACCGGCGCCGGCACCGTCAGCGTCGCGGAGCGACGTCGCCTCATCGAGGACGGCGCGGTCGCGGACGTCGAGGAGCTCGAGGATCTCATCGCCCTCGGCGTGGATGCGGGTCTGCTCTGCGAGCTCGACCGGACCTGGACCACGACGGGCACCGCACGGGACTGGCTCGACCGGTCGACCGCCGACCGCTGGGCCGATGTCGCCCGCGGGTTCCTCACGCATCTCCCCCTGGGCCTCCGGACCGCCTCGGGCGGGTTCATCGCCGCCGAGGCATGGGCGGCGTCCTACCCGCTGGATGCGGAGTGGCCTGCACGTGCCACCGCCCTCACCCGGCGCGCCCGCCGCTGGGGCATCCTCGCCGACCCGGGCGCGGAACCGGGCTGGGCGACCGACCTGCGTCTGCGCGGTGAACCCGATCTCGCGCAGCTGCGCGCGCACCTGCCCCCCGAGGTCGACCGGATCTATCTCCAGGCCGATCTGACCGCCATCTCCCCCGGCCCTCTCGCGCCCCGGCTCGAGCAGCGCCTCCGGTCCATGGCGGTACGCGAGACCCGCGCCCAGGCCTCGACCTACCGGTTCACCCCGGAGTCGCTGACCACGGCCGTCTCCGGCGGCGAGTCCGCACGGTCGCTCCGCGAATTCCTCGGCGCCCTGTCACTGACCGGGATCCCGCAACCCCTGGACTACCTCATCGAGACCACCGCCGCACGGCATGGCCTCATCCGGGTCGCCACCGAACCCGAAACCGGGCGCACCGTCGTCCGGAGCGCCGACCCCCAGGTGCTGGCCACGATCGCCGTCGACCAGGCGCTGCGCCCGGTGGGTCTCGTCCAGGGCGACGACCGGCTCTTCTCCCGCGCTTCCCGGGACACCGTGTACTGGTCGCTCGTGGATGCCCGGTACCCGGTGGTCGCCGTCGACGAGGGCGACGACGTGGAACGGGTCTCCCGGCGCGTCGCACGCTCCACCGCCGATGAGGCGGACGCCGCCGAGCGCTACGCCGCACTCATCCGCACCATCCGGGACTCGCACGGGCCGGATGCGGATGCAGCGTGGCTGGAGCGCGAGCTCGAGCAGGCCGTGCGCGCCCGCGCCGTCGTCGAGGTCGTCGTCCGGCTGCCCGACGCCTCGAACCGCACCTTCCTGCTCGAGGCGACCGGGATCGGCGGCGGACGACTTCGCGGCCTCGACCGTGCCGCCGACGTGGAGCGCACGCTCCCGCTGACGAGCATCGTCAGCATCGCGCATCCCTGA
- a CDS encoding multidrug ABC transporter ATPase codes for MSKPTPAGDLPIRRIDRILAFMSLGLLVLSIACFLAIMIGSASDADFSSGVWPTIGVLVYIAPPVAFVMMVTLIIMAFTRRARANRAD; via the coding sequence ATGTCAAAGCCCACACCCGCCGGGGATCTTCCGATCCGTCGTATCGACCGCATCCTGGCGTTCATGTCCCTGGGCCTGCTCGTGCTCTCGATCGCCTGCTTCCTGGCGATCATGATCGGCTCCGCCTCCGACGCCGATTTCAGCTCGGGCGTCTGGCCGACCATCGGCGTGCTGGTCTACATCGCCCCGCCCGTGGCCTTCGTCATGATGGTGACGCTGATCATCATGGCCTTCACGCGAAGGGCTCGGGCCAACCGAGCCGACTGA
- a CDS encoding cold-shock protein: MPTGKVRFYDEEKGFGFITTDDGQDVFLHATALPQGMAAPKAGTRVEFGVADGKRGLQALSVRVLEAPVSLAKRARKPADDMAVIIEDLVKLLDGIGGDLRRGRYPSAAHSKKIAAVLRKVAEDLDA, encoded by the coding sequence ATGCCCACCGGCAAGGTCAGGTTCTACGACGAGGAGAAGGGCTTCGGCTTCATCACCACCGATGACGGCCAGGATGTCTTCCTGCACGCCACTGCCCTTCCGCAAGGGATGGCGGCCCCCAAAGCGGGCACGCGGGTCGAGTTCGGCGTCGCCGACGGCAAGCGCGGTCTGCAGGCGCTGTCCGTGCGGGTGCTCGAGGCCCCGGTCAGTCTCGCTAAGCGCGCGCGTAAGCCCGCGGACGACATGGCGGTCATCATCGAGGACCTCGTGAAGCTGCTCGACGGCATCGGCGGCGACCTGCGCCGCGGACGCTACCCGAGCGCCGCGCACTCCAAGAAGATCGCCGCTGTGCTTCGCAAGGTCGCCGAGGACCTCGATGCCTGA
- a CDS encoding DUF3027 domain-containing protein, with the protein MPESASEPAAEQDIPQRPTADPRLVAGHDLALAALREITPASTIGPAAGYTVEDDGVVSLRFENRLDGYPGWYWTVSLAVVADADPTVLEAELLPGNGALLAPEWVPWATRLAEYHAQQAAQAQSAKETDSEDADDPSDDLDDVDDLDASDFDEDGSSILHAGDLDGVDIDELDDSASDDDDESDDDDDDDDDDDDDDDDEDDSDDDDDDDDSDDDDDDDDSDDDDEDDSDDDEDDDEDDDEDDDDDDDEDDDDEGNVY; encoded by the coding sequence ATGCCTGAGTCCGCCTCCGAACCGGCGGCGGAGCAGGACATCCCGCAACGGCCGACGGCGGATCCCCGCCTCGTGGCCGGTCACGACCTGGCCCTCGCGGCGCTGCGCGAGATCACCCCGGCCTCCACCATCGGGCCCGCCGCGGGCTACACCGTGGAGGACGACGGCGTCGTGTCGCTGCGGTTCGAGAACCGGCTGGACGGTTACCCGGGCTGGTACTGGACGGTCTCCCTCGCTGTGGTCGCGGACGCCGACCCGACCGTGCTCGAGGCGGAACTGCTGCCCGGCAACGGCGCGCTGCTCGCTCCCGAGTGGGTGCCGTGGGCGACCCGCCTGGCGGAATACCACGCTCAGCAGGCCGCGCAGGCGCAGTCGGCCAAGGAGACGGACTCCGAGGACGCGGACGACCCGTCCGACGACCTGGACGACGTCGACGACCTGGATGCCTCCGACTTCGACGAGGACGGGTCCTCCATCCTCCACGCCGGCGACCTCGACGGCGTCGACATCGACGAGCTCGACGACTCGGCCTCCGACGACGACGATGAGTCGGACGACGATGACGACGACGATGACGACGACGACGACGATGACGACGACGAAGACGACTCCGACGACGATGACGACGACGACGACTCCGACGACGACGATGACGATGACGACTCCGACGACGACGACGAAGACGACTCCGACGACGACGAAGACGACGACGAAGACGACGACGAAGACGACGACGACGATGACGACGAAGACGACGACGACGAGGGCAACGTCTACTGA
- a CDS encoding putative quinol monooxygenase — protein MTFANVGTLGTRPGKRDELVAILTRRSPELAEAGCLLYEVGINDDDPDTVFVAELWTSQEAHQASPRLDSVRAAIDEAMPLLSGQMGGSQFLVAGSPLRDGNPG, from the coding sequence ATGACCTTCGCGAACGTGGGAACGCTCGGGACCCGTCCCGGGAAGCGGGACGAACTCGTGGCCATCCTGACCCGCCGGAGCCCCGAGCTCGCCGAAGCCGGCTGCCTGCTCTACGAGGTCGGGATCAACGACGACGATCCCGACACCGTCTTCGTCGCCGAGCTGTGGACGTCGCAGGAGGCGCATCAGGCCTCGCCGCGACTCGACAGCGTGCGTGCGGCGATCGATGAGGCGATGCCGCTGCTGTCCGGCCAGATGGGCGGTAGCCAGTTCTTGGTCGCGGGTTCGCCGCTTCGCGACGGAAACCCCGGCTAG